In Mercurialis annua linkage group LG6, ddMerAnnu1.2, whole genome shotgun sequence, the following are encoded in one genomic region:
- the LOC126686110 gene encoding short-chain dehydrogenase reductase 3b-like — MSKPRLEGKVALITGAASGIGEQAVRLFIEHGACVVAADVQDELGERVVNSINGNKVVYHHCDVRDEKQVEQTVNFTVEKFGKLDILFSNAGILGPLTGILDLDISGLDNTMATNVRGVAATIKHAARAMVAKNIRGSIICTASVASSVGGTGPHAYTASKHAIVGLVRTACGELGHYGIRVNCVSPFGVGTPMSCDAYNMKPSEVEQNCSNLGNLKGVALKAKDIAESALFLASDESGYISGHNLVVDGGYTVVKNG, encoded by the exons ATGTCTAAACCAAG GTTGGAGGGTAAGGTGGCGCTGATAACAGGTGCAGCCAGCGGTATCGGCGAGCAAGCAGTGAGGCTGTTCATCGAGCACGGGGCTTGCGTTGTTGCAGCCGATGTCCAAGACGAGCTAGGCGAACGAGTCGTGAACTCAATAAACGGAAACAAAGTAGTTTATCATCACTGTGATGTAAGAGACGAGAAACAAGTAGAACAGACAGTGAACTTCACCGTAGAAAAATTCGGAAAACTCGATATTCTATTCAGCAATGCCGGAATATTAGGCCCATTGACAGGAATCCTCGACCTCGACATTTCAGGTCTCGACAACACTATGGCGACCAACGTACGAGGTGTGGCGGCCACTATCAAACACGCCGCCCGCGCAATGGTGGCGAAAAACATCCGGGGATCGATCATTTGCACGGCGAGTGTTGCGTCGTCGGTTGGCGGAACTGGGCCGCATGCTTATACGGCGTCGAAGCATGCGATTGTTGGGTTGGTGAGAACAGCTTGTGGCGAGTTAGGGCATTATGGGATTAGGGTTAACTGTGTCTCTCCATTTGGTGTCGGGACGCCGATGAGTTGTGATGCGTATAATATGAAACCGAGTGAAGTTGAACAAAACTGTTCGAATTTAGGGAACTTGAAAGGGGTTGCATTGAAGGCGAAAGATATAGCAGAGAGTGCTTTGTTTTTGGCTTCGGATGAATCGGGGTATATCAGTGGACATAATTTGGTTGTTGATGGAGGTTACACTGTGGTTAAAAATGGTTAA